The following coding sequences lie in one Nerophis lumbriciformis linkage group LG02, RoL_Nlum_v2.1, whole genome shotgun sequence genomic window:
- the zc3h15 gene encoding zinc finger CCCH domain-containing protein 15, which yields MPPKKPAPATGNKKTQEKKKEKIIEDKTFGLKNKKGAKQQKFIKNVTQQVKSGQQNARQVEGDKTNKKTDKKKELDELNELFKPVVAAQKVSKGVDPKSVLCAFFKQGQCTKGDKCKFSHDLSMERKCEKKSLYVDERDEELEKDTMDNWDEKKLEEVVNKKHGEADKKLKTQIVCKFFLEAIEGNKYGWFWVCPAGGDTCMYRHALPPGFVLKRDKKKEEKEEEISMEELIERERSALGASVTRITLETFLAWKRRKRQEKVDKAIAEMEKKKADFKAGRSLVVSGREVFEFRPELVDDDDEEAVDARYANEDDEDEDEDEDEETHSTQVQVQDIDLSRFVPQEVDDTGITVAARDRFSSKTKTQMTAQDSEQLNGACGGTDANVPPGAEEEEEEEDEEEEDVPVDENLFTGEDLEDLDEELNTLALDD from the exons ATGCCTCCGAAGAAGCCGGCTCCGGCCACGGGAAATAAAAAGACgcaagaaaagaaaaaggaaaagatCATTGAG GACAAAACGTTTGGCTTGAAGAACAAGAAAGGGGCCAAACAACAAAAGTTCATCAAGAACGTGACACAGCAAGTGAAATCTGGACAGCAAAACGCCCGACAG gTGGAGGGTGATAAGACCAACAAGAAGACGGACAAGAAGAAAGAGTTGGATGAGCTCAATGAGCTCTTCAAGCCCGTGGTCGCCGCTCAGAAAGTCAGCAAAG GCGTGGATCCCAAGTCGGTGCTGTGCGCCTTCTTCAAGCAGGGCCAGTGCACCAAAGGAGACAAGTGCAAGTTCAGCCACGACCTGTCCATGGAGAGGAAGTGCGAGAAGAAGAGCCTCTACGTGGACGAGAGGGACGAAGAGCTGGAGAAAG ACACCATGGACAACTGGGACGAGAAGAAGCTAGAGGAGGTGGTCAACAAGAAGCACGGCGAGGCTGACAAGAAACTCAAAACTCAGATC GTGTGTAAATTCTTCCTGGAGGCCATTGAGGGCAACAAATATGGCTGGTTCTGGGTGTGCCCAGCAGGGGGCGACACCTGCATGTACCGCCATGCCCTGCCGCCCGGCTTCGTGCTGAAGagagataagaagaaggaggagaaagaGGAGGAGATCTCTATGGAGGAGCTAATAGAGAGAGAG CGCTCAGCACTCGGCGCCAGCGTGACCCGCATCACTCTGGAGACCTTCCTGGCGTGGAAGAGGAGGAAGAGGCAGGAGAAG GTGGACAAAGCGATAGCGGAGATGGAGAAGAAGAAGGCGGACTTCAAGGCCGGCAGGTCGCTGGTG GTCAGCGGTCGCGAGGTCTTCGAGTTCCGACCCGAACTTGTGGACGACGACGACGAGGAGGCGGTCGACGCCCGATATGCTAACGAGGATGATGAGGATGAGGAcgaggatgaggatgaggag ACCCACAGCACCCAGGTCCAGGTCCAGGACATAGACCTGTCCCGCTTCGTGCCTCAGGAGGTGGATGACACGGGCATAACTGTGGCTGCCAGGGACCGCTTCTCCTCCAAGACCAAGACTCAGATGACGGCTCAGGACAGCG AGCAGTTAAACGGAGCTTGTGGAGGCACCGACGCCAACGTCCCACCAGGggctgaggaggaggaggaggaggaggatgaagaaGAAGAGGACGTGCCGGTGGATGAGAACTTGTTCACTGGAGAAGATCTAGAAGATTTAGACGAGGAGCTCAACACACTGGCATTGGACGACTGA